The following are encoded in a window of Rhizobium sp. 11515TR genomic DNA:
- a CDS encoding TetR family transcriptional regulator C-terminal domain-containing protein has translation MAIPRAAKTQRRTRIQEEKEEIILEAALDVFSVSGFRGSTIDQIAEVAGMSKPNLLYYFRTKEAMHRALIDRVLFTWLEPLRAFDANGNPESEIRSYIRRKLEMARDFPRESRLFANEMLQGAPHVEDELRGPLKALVDEKAEVIRAWAQAGKIVKCDPYHLIFSIWSTTQHYADFDVQVRAVLGDEHSGEGRFEDAARYLEQLFVDGLRIRQG, from the coding sequence ATGGCCATTCCCAGAGCCGCCAAGACACAGCGCCGCACCCGTATCCAGGAAGAGAAAGAGGAAATTATACTGGAAGCCGCGCTGGACGTATTTTCCGTCAGCGGTTTCCGCGGCTCGACCATCGATCAGATCGCCGAAGTTGCCGGCATGTCGAAGCCCAATCTGCTCTACTATTTCCGCACCAAGGAGGCGATGCATCGGGCCTTGATCGACCGGGTGCTGTTTACCTGGCTGGAGCCGCTGCGCGCCTTCGACGCCAACGGCAATCCCGAAAGCGAGATCCGCTCCTATATCCGTCGCAAGCTCGAAATGGCACGCGATTTCCCGCGCGAAAGCCGGCTTTTTGCCAATGAAATGCTGCAGGGCGCGCCGCATGTGGAGGACGAGCTGCGCGGACCGCTGAAGGCGCTTGTCGACGAGAAGGCCGAGGTCATCCGCGCCTGGGCTCAGGCAGGCAAGATCGTCAAGTGCGATCCCTATCACCTGATCTTCTCGATCTGGTCGACCACGCAGCATTACGCCGACTTCGACGTGCAGGTGCGCGCCGTGCTCGGCGACGAGCATTCGGGCGAGGGGCGCTTCGAGGACGCTGCCCGCTATCTGGAACAGCTTTTTGTCGACGGGCTTCGGATTCGTCAGGGCTGA
- a CDS encoding Zn-dependent hydrolase, whose translation MVAAPGENMRINGDRLWDTLMDMAKIGPGIAGGNNRQTLTDADAEGRSLFKSWCDKAGLTVGIDKMGTMFATRAGTDPDALPVYVGSHLDTQPTGGKYDGVLGVLAALEVVRTMNDLGIQTKHPIVVTNWANEEGARFAPAMLASGVFAGVHTLDYAYARKDPDGKTYGEELKRIGWLGDEEVGARRMHAYFEYHIEQGPILEAENKTIGVVTHCQGLWWLEFTLTGKEAHTGSTPMAMRVNAGLAMSRIVEMVQSVAMENQPGAVGGVGQVFFSPNSRNVLPGKVVFTVDIRTPDKEKLDRMRTKIETEGKKIADALGVGCSVEAIGHFEPVTFDPKLVTSVRNAAEKLGYSHMNIISGAGHDACWAAKVAPATMVMCPCVGGLSHNEAEEISKEWAAAGADVLFHAVVETAEIVA comes from the coding sequence ATGGTGGCAGCGCCAGGAGAAAACATGCGTATCAATGGCGATCGCCTTTGGGATACGCTGATGGACATGGCGAAGATCGGCCCCGGCATTGCCGGCGGCAACAATCGTCAAACGCTGACCGATGCCGACGCCGAAGGACGCAGCCTCTTCAAGAGCTGGTGCGACAAGGCCGGCTTGACCGTCGGCATCGACAAGATGGGCACGATGTTCGCCACCCGCGCCGGCACCGACCCGGATGCGCTGCCCGTCTATGTCGGCTCGCATCTCGATACCCAACCGACCGGCGGTAAATATGACGGCGTCCTCGGCGTGCTCGCTGCGCTCGAAGTCGTCCGCACGATGAACGACCTCGGCATCCAAACCAAGCATCCGATCGTGGTCACCAATTGGGCCAACGAGGAAGGCGCGCGCTTCGCACCGGCCATGCTCGCCTCTGGCGTCTTTGCCGGCGTGCACACACTGGACTATGCCTATGCCCGCAAGGATCCCGACGGAAAGACCTATGGCGAAGAACTGAAGCGCATCGGTTGGCTCGGCGACGAAGAAGTCGGCGCGCGCAGGATGCATGCCTATTTCGAATATCATATCGAACAGGGCCCGATCTTGGAGGCCGAGAACAAGACGATCGGCGTCGTTACACACTGTCAGGGCCTTTGGTGGCTGGAATTCACGCTGACCGGGAAGGAAGCCCATACCGGCTCGACGCCGATGGCCATGCGCGTCAATGCCGGACTTGCTATGTCGCGGATCGTCGAGATGGTGCAGAGCGTCGCGATGGAAAACCAGCCGGGCGCCGTCGGAGGTGTCGGCCAGGTCTTTTTCTCGCCGAATTCGCGCAATGTCCTCCCCGGCAAGGTGGTTTTCACCGTCGACATCCGCACGCCGGACAAGGAAAAGCTCGATCGTATGCGCACCAAGATCGAAACCGAAGGCAAGAAGATCGCCGATGCTCTTGGCGTCGGCTGCTCGGTCGAAGCCATCGGCCATTTCGAGCCGGTCACCTTCGATCCCAAGCTCGTCACGTCCGTGCGCAACGCCGCTGAAAAACTCGGCTATAGCCACATGAACATCATCTCCGGCGCCGGTCACGATGCCTGCTGGGCCGCCAAGGTCGCTCCGGCCACGATGGTCATGTGCCCCTGCGTCGGCGGCCTCTCCCACAACGAGGCCGAAGAAATCTCCAAGGAATGGGCAGCCGCCGGAGCGGATGTGCTGTTCCACGCAGTCGTTGAGACGGCGGAGATCGTGGCGTGA
- a CDS encoding endonuclease domain-containing protein: MRKMPLAQQSPSSALRAPSPRWEKVGFAAIVSFTHARLAERLLFHIEGAAKIPFSPQGEGARRADEGALPMPDNNDITKRRPGKTQQARRLRKTNTEEEYRLWSDLRDRRLNGHKFARQIPLGPYVVDFLCRDKSLIVEIDGFQHARSPSDAIRTRGLNMHGYSVLRFWNHEITSERRAVLETILAALDGRIFERDDILRFYPAIKPTGEISE; the protein is encoded by the coding sequence GTGAGAAAGATGCCCCTCGCGCAACAGTCCCCCTCATCCGCCCTTCGGGCACCTTCTCCCCGATGGGAGAAGGTGGGATTTGCTGCGATTGTCAGCTTCACGCACGCAAGATTAGCTGAAAGACTGTTGTTTCATATCGAAGGTGCGGCAAAAATCCCCTTCTCCCCTCAGGGAGAAGGTGCCCGAAGGGCGGATGAGGGGGCACTACCGATGCCGGACAACAATGACATTACCAAACGCCGCCCCGGCAAAACCCAGCAAGCCCGCCGCCTTCGAAAAACCAACACCGAGGAAGAATATCGCCTCTGGAGCGATCTGCGTGACCGCCGACTGAATGGACACAAATTTGCAAGACAGATTCCGCTCGGTCCCTATGTGGTTGATTTCCTCTGTCGCGATAAATCGCTGATCGTCGAGATCGATGGCTTCCAACATGCCAGATCCCCTTCTGACGCCATTCGTACGCGTGGGCTCAACATGCATGGCTATTCGGTGCTGAGATTTTGGAATCATGAGATCACCAGCGAGCGGCGAGCGGTTCTTGAGACGATTTTGGCTGCACTTGACGGACGGATATTCGAAAGAGACGACATTCTGCGCTTCTATCCTGCGATCAAGCCGACGGGGGAAATAAGC